The Parashewanella spongiae genome has a window encoding:
- a CDS encoding conjugal transfer protein TraD — MTNNLSTNLDEKLFALNIPGNVVEVTTTEAEKLGAFEEDALTENEALDASQETSESEDEE; from the coding sequence ATGACCAACAACTTGAGCACTAATTTAGACGAGAAGCTTTTTGCCTTAAACATTCCCGGCAACGTGGTTGAAGTCACGACTACAGAAGCAGAAAAACTCGGTGCATTCGAAGAAGATGCGCTAACTGAAAATGAAGCATTGGATGCCTCACAAGAAACTTCCGAAAGCGAAGATGAGGAATAG
- a CDS encoding ArdC family protein: protein MPASKPAKVPYHEQIANKLIEQLKAGTAPWQKPWKAGEPRMPHNPISGTRYRGSNAIWLAMQCREDPRWMTYKQASGIDAQVRKGQHGTIVQYWKLFDKVDKTDSNGQKILGADGKPIKVNVKLDKPRVFSAVVFNAEQIDGLSELEVKQLPEWQRHERAEKILRNSGITIHHDQYDNAYYCPSSDDIHLPARNQFDSNDKFYATALHELCHSSGASHRLNRDMTGRFGDESYAKEELRAEIGSLMLGDELQIGHEFGQHAAYVDHWVKVLQDDPKEILRASRDAEKIHRFVIEYDKDISQQKISIKQSSSSAASIQSSHQIIANQHKEAEL from the coding sequence ATGCCAGCATCAAAACCAGCAAAAGTGCCTTATCACGAACAAATCGCCAATAAGCTTATCGAACAATTAAAAGCTGGCACCGCACCGTGGCAAAAACCTTGGAAGGCTGGTGAACCACGGATGCCGCATAATCCAATCAGTGGCACTCGCTACCGAGGCTCAAATGCCATTTGGTTGGCGATGCAATGTCGTGAAGATCCCCGCTGGATGACGTACAAACAAGCCAGCGGTATTGATGCGCAAGTTCGAAAAGGACAACACGGCACGATTGTTCAATATTGGAAACTATTCGATAAAGTAGATAAAACCGATAGTAACGGCCAAAAGATATTAGGCGCAGATGGCAAACCAATTAAAGTGAATGTGAAACTGGATAAACCAAGAGTATTCAGTGCAGTCGTATTTAATGCCGAACAAATTGATGGCTTATCAGAGCTTGAAGTTAAACAACTTCCAGAATGGCAACGCCATGAACGAGCAGAAAAAATCCTGCGAAACTCAGGCATCACTATCCATCATGATCAATATGACAACGCATACTACTGCCCCTCTTCTGACGACATACATCTACCCGCCAGAAATCAGTTCGACAGCAATGATAAATTTTATGCTACAGCTTTGCATGAATTATGTCATTCGAGTGGCGCCAGTCACAGACTCAATCGTGATATGACTGGCCGCTTTGGTGATGAATCCTACGCTAAAGAAGAACTCAGGGCAGAAATTGGTTCACTGATGCTCGGCGATGAGCTGCAAATTGGCCATGAATTTGGCCAACATGCAGCTTATGTTGATCACTGGGTTAAGGTGTTACAAGATGATCCGAAAGAGATTTTACGTGCATCAAGGGATGCTGAGAAAATTCATAGATTTGTGATTGAATATGATAAAGATATTTCACAACAAAAAATTTCCATAAAACAATCTTCTAGTTCTGCAGCATCCATCCAAAGTTCACATCAAATAATAGCCAATCAACATAAGGAAGCTGAGCTCTAA